In Schistocerca serialis cubense isolate TAMUIC-IGC-003099 chromosome 3, iqSchSeri2.2, whole genome shotgun sequence, the following proteins share a genomic window:
- the LOC126470961 gene encoding tigger transposable element-derived protein 6-like yields the protein MQNFGGKTTCTNQKAWITSSLFSEWSLLLDKEISIKNKKIALQLGNCSVHDKMPALKNVELCFFSANCNSIVWPLDMGIIKNFKTKYHSCLVQHVTTNIERNVSNPYSFNVKQAVPGTVYRQIEDVDENVVVDEIMQDDIQSDLEIYSAVPDKAINASVVEYLSVDDEALVFEEYTNESINKELKGNSSVEDSDDDSDAISVNLPPLMELISQLETIQQVASSIPSVSAQQLIVLEEINNIHKRIFNKKETKENK from the exons ATGCAGAATTTTGGAGGAAAAACAACATGT ACAAATCAAAAAGCATGGATAACGTCTAGTCTCTTTAGTGAGTGGTCGCTTTTGCTGGATAAAGAGATTTCGATAAAGAATAAGAAAATTGCATTGCAGTTGGGTAATTGTAGTGTGCATGACAAGATGCCAGCATTGAAGAATGTTGAACTATGCTTCTTCTCTGCAAACTGTAATTCAATTGTTTGGCCACTAGATATGGGGATAATTAAGAACTTTAAGACAAAATACCATTCATGTTTAGTTCAACACGTGACCACAAACATTGAAAGAAATGTGAGCAATCCCTACAGTTTCAATGTGAAGCAGGCTGTTCCTGGAACAGTATACAGACAAAT TGAAGATGTTGATGAGAATGTTGTGGTGGATGAAATAATGCAGGATGATATTCAAAGTGATCTGGAGATTTACTCAGCAGTTCCTGATAAAGCCATAAATGCTTCAGTAGTTGAATACTTGTCAGTGGATGATGAGGCATTGGTGTTTGAAGAATATACCAATGAATCTATCAACAAGGAGTTAAAGGGTAATTCATCTGTTGAAGATTCTGATGATGACAGTGATGCAATAAGTGTGAATCTCCCTCCTCTGATGGAGCTAATAAGTCAGTTGGAAACCATTCAGCAAGTAGCATCTTCAATCCCCAGTGTTTCAGCACAGCAATTGATTGTGTTAGAGGAGATAAACAATATTCACAAGAGAATctttaataaaaaagaaacaaaggaaaataagtgA